Proteins from a genomic interval of Sebaldella sp. S0638:
- a CDS encoding lipocalin family protein, whose protein sequence is MRILSINLFMLFLLSCSSNKVEVRSLSGFESEKYLGKWYEIARIDNRFEKNMINATAEYSLNPDGTIKVVNKGYDKIKNTEKMIEGKAKIIDKGLLKVYFVPFFGADYNILYVDNDYQYAVVGGNKKNYLWILSRRDTLEENIYDELVKIASERGYDVKLLQKF, encoded by the coding sequence ATGAGAATTTTGAGTATTAATTTATTTATGTTGTTTTTATTATCATGTTCAAGTAACAAAGTGGAAGTGAGAAGTTTAAGCGGTTTTGAAAGTGAAAAATATTTAGGGAAATGGTATGAGATTGCTAGAATAGATAACAGATTTGAAAAAAATATGATTAATGCAACTGCAGAATATTCTTTAAATCCTGATGGAACCATCAAAGTGGTGAATAAAGGATATGATAAAATAAAAAATACAGAAAAGATGATAGAAGGAAAAGCAAAAATTATTGATAAAGGTTTGTTAAAAGTATATTTTGTTCCCTTTTTCGGAGCAGACTACAATATATTATATGTAGATAACGACTATCAATATGCAGTAGTAGGCGGAAATAAGAAAAATTACCTTTGGATACTGAGCAGAAGAGATACATTGGAAGAAAACATATATGATGAATTAGTCAAAATAGCCTCTGAAAGAGGATATGATGTAAAATTACTTCAAAAATTTTAA